A section of the Acidobacterium capsulatum ATCC 51196 genome encodes:
- a CDS encoding site-specific integrase, protein MDLPTHSTLYSYLKEAKAPQTLADAVSIIQGAYLSITLPSRAQKRLISVLRTVSTRVSEFLELPPDAIQLDELVEIDQQLVAFVVGRGVNRQSAVQYSCDLHKLLDLAHRAGWTSPAFELREAWKPILDALKGDARGTKSIVRFAIRKRCLPQEFSGKTLEGWKRRRLEKGRSMDSIIHVESNFRRMLRVAGLQNLFPRFSLASKNPPKYRMQLKDLPLSLRDEIVEVIRWKTADEDLADRDAALMIRPVTGESLQRHFVELYSYAVVVQGLSEIYHLTQLITEEIVGGFIRWLLANDRCKPQSVIAKLSGICSLTFTYPRLRGLDYSWFRSKLRALRSEAPARIQRRKLDDLPKYPSVAAIATRILALRAGPQKLTEVETAWLVHDALIFAINSCIPHRARNTFEACSNPHQQLGLFETEISAELVGQFKIRLPPWAEELRRREPRARFLVGHWLEMSTKAGEEVWEVFPLEVRDLFSEYMGHYHPILARKQSPKVPDSTRLFFAKNGRPLTQKTLLNLVVRRSIEHTNKRMRVKDFRDIVAAHMLSTGATMEEIAACLWHVDPFSGSTAARYYIAGFNASHGAAALEDEVADLI, encoded by the coding sequence GTGGACCTACCTACCCACTCAACCCTCTATTCATATCTGAAAGAAGCCAAAGCTCCGCAAACGCTTGCCGATGCGGTCTCGATCATTCAAGGAGCCTATTTGTCTATCACGCTGCCCTCGAGAGCGCAAAAGCGGCTCATAAGCGTGTTGCGCACTGTCTCCACGCGCGTGTCAGAATTCCTCGAACTACCGCCCGACGCAATTCAATTGGATGAACTCGTTGAGATCGACCAGCAACTGGTCGCATTTGTCGTAGGACGCGGAGTGAATCGGCAATCGGCGGTCCAGTACTCTTGCGACCTGCATAAGCTGCTCGACCTGGCTCATAGAGCAGGCTGGACGTCTCCGGCGTTTGAGCTGCGCGAGGCCTGGAAACCAATCCTCGATGCATTGAAAGGTGATGCCAGAGGAACAAAAAGCATCGTGAGATTCGCAATCCGCAAGAGATGCTTGCCGCAGGAATTTAGTGGCAAAACACTCGAAGGATGGAAACGGCGTAGGCTCGAAAAAGGTCGATCCATGGATTCAATCATTCACGTGGAGTCGAATTTCCGCAGGATGTTGCGTGTTGCGGGCCTCCAGAACCTGTTTCCGCGGTTTAGTTTGGCCAGCAAGAATCCACCAAAGTATCGCATGCAGCTAAAGGATCTGCCTCTGTCGCTCCGCGACGAGATAGTTGAGGTCATCCGCTGGAAGACTGCCGACGAGGATCTAGCCGATCGAGATGCCGCGCTCATGATCCGGCCTGTTACGGGCGAGAGTTTGCAGCGGCATTTTGTGGAGCTTTACAGTTATGCGGTCGTGGTTCAGGGACTGAGCGAAATTTATCACCTTACGCAGTTGATCACGGAGGAGATTGTCGGCGGCTTCATTCGTTGGCTCCTCGCGAATGATCGCTGCAAGCCGCAAAGTGTAATTGCAAAGCTAAGTGGCATTTGTTCGTTGACATTTACGTATCCGAGATTGAGGGGGCTCGATTACAGTTGGTTTCGATCAAAGCTTCGTGCACTTCGGAGTGAAGCGCCAGCAAGAATTCAACGGCGAAAGCTAGATGATCTTCCAAAATATCCATCCGTCGCCGCAATTGCCACGCGTATTCTCGCGCTCCGAGCGGGACCGCAAAAACTGACGGAGGTTGAGACGGCTTGGCTCGTCCACGATGCTCTCATCTTCGCGATCAATTCTTGTATTCCTCACCGCGCGAGAAATACCTTCGAGGCGTGCAGCAACCCGCACCAACAACTAGGGCTATTCGAAACCGAAATCTCAGCTGAGTTGGTTGGTCAATTTAAAATCAGGCTTCCTCCGTGGGCAGAAGAACTTCGGCGCAGGGAGCCGCGAGCCCGCTTTTTAGTCGGTCACTGGTTGGAGATGTCAACAAAGGCCGGCGAAGAAGTGTGGGAGGTATTCCCGCTTGAGGTGCGGGATTTATTCAGCGAGTACATGGGCCACTATCATCCGATTCTTGCGCGGAAGCAGAGCCCGAAAGTTCCAGATTCAACACGTCTTTTCTTCGCGAAGAACGGGCGTCCATTAACCCAAAAAACCCTCCTGAATCTCGTGGTCCGGCGCAGCATAGAGCATACAAACAAGCGGATGCGGGTCAAAGACTTTCGAGATATTGTCGCCGCGCACATGCTCTCCACTGGAGCCACCATGGAAGAGATTGCTGCGTGCCTATGGCATGTCGATCCCTTCTCTGGAAGCACAGCAGCACGATATTACATCGCTGGCTTCAACGCCTCTCACGGCGCTGCCGCCCTGGAGGATGAGGTCGCCGATCTGATTTAG
- a CDS encoding Uma2 family endonuclease: MKRILELPEDKNISVVIRPTLSNPEFEDLCAANPGLDLECTRDGAILVNTLASCAASDANSEINAQLRVWWWTHSRGRVFGSSTGVWLPDGSSMSPDAAYATEEQLSALTAVDLLQFLKFAPAFVVELSPSAKRLAETREKMERWIGNGALLGWLIDPQSKSVTIYEHGQPAHTETGPSLRGTGPVDGFVLSLDRVWAAYRIRH; the protein is encoded by the coding sequence ATGAAGAGAATTCTCGAACTTCCGGAGGACAAGAACATCTCCGTTGTCATCCGGCCAACTCTCTCCAATCCGGAGTTCGAGGATTTGTGCGCAGCGAATCCCGGCCTGGATCTTGAATGCACCAGGGACGGAGCAATCCTCGTGAACACACTTGCGAGTTGTGCTGCCAGCGATGCAAACTCGGAGATCAATGCGCAGCTGCGAGTCTGGTGGTGGACTCATTCGAGAGGAAGGGTCTTCGGCTCCTCAACAGGCGTATGGCTTCCGGATGGTTCCTCCATGAGCCCGGATGCAGCCTATGCCACCGAGGAACAGCTCTCCGCCCTCACGGCAGTAGACCTGCTCCAATTTCTGAAGTTCGCACCTGCTTTTGTCGTTGAGCTTAGCCCTTCCGCGAAGCGGCTGGCCGAGACAAGAGAGAAGATGGAGCGCTGGATTGGAAATGGCGCGCTACTTGGATGGTTGATTGACCCGCAAAGCAAATCTGTAACGATCTACGAGCACGGCCAGCCGGCGCACACGGAGACAGGCCCATCTCTTCGCGGGACCGGTCCTGTCGACGGATTTGTGCTTAGCTTGGACCGGGTTTGGGCCGCCTATAGAATCAGGCACTAA
- a CDS encoding ABC transporter permease, producing MAFYQPSVESVTAGKHSLKHVKVAVASQSMLSFLNLTPALKVALEQNQSTHPLLLVTSNLYQALFHGKSDAITRSIQVGGQRVTITSVVTGEAWPLPSSITAWLIEPPNVLNRISAASRGFVVARVNPGGSAASLGSCWYMFVPQPEGGLSRFTCIAISGILHAPIWVLWEMLCLALAALPATTPLDLGDYPHHPNRHFALSTIPRWIFFAFKIALIVPSVCFWSIALAYYANPLGSLAAVYIQMVVAFLGFLFAFRWAWRDQRRRCPVCLQLLSNPAHVGRASHSFLDWSGTEWICSKGHGFLHIPEIPTSWLSIQCWLHMNPSWHSLFSDTCIE from the coding sequence ATGGCGTTTTATCAACCGTCAGTGGAGTCCGTCACTGCGGGCAAGCATTCTTTGAAGCACGTCAAGGTGGCTGTCGCCAGCCAGAGCATGCTTAGCTTTCTCAATCTCACGCCTGCGCTGAAAGTTGCCCTGGAGCAAAACCAATCGACTCATCCTCTGCTCCTCGTCACATCGAACCTGTACCAGGCGCTATTTCACGGCAAGTCCGATGCCATCACACGGAGCATTCAGGTCGGTGGCCAGCGAGTGACGATCACCAGTGTAGTCACCGGCGAGGCATGGCCGTTGCCATCCAGCATAACGGCGTGGCTGATTGAACCACCGAATGTTCTGAACCGAATATCCGCAGCCTCTAGGGGCTTCGTTGTGGCTCGCGTCAATCCGGGTGGCTCCGCCGCGTCACTTGGAAGTTGCTGGTACATGTTCGTTCCACAGCCAGAGGGCGGTCTCTCCAGGTTCACCTGCATAGCAATTTCGGGCATTCTCCATGCCCCTATTTGGGTTCTTTGGGAGATGCTTTGCCTCGCATTGGCTGCACTTCCAGCTACTACGCCGTTAGATTTGGGCGACTATCCGCATCACCCGAACCGGCACTTTGCATTGAGCACTATTCCACGGTGGATATTCTTCGCCTTCAAGATCGCGCTGATCGTGCCAAGCGTGTGTTTCTGGTCAATCGCCCTCGCGTACTATGCAAATCCGCTCGGCTCGTTGGCAGCGGTATACATTCAAATGGTCGTTGCCTTCCTCGGCTTCCTGTTTGCGTTTCGCTGGGCTTGGCGAGACCAGCGACGGCGTTGTCCGGTATGTCTTCAGTTGCTCTCAAATCCCGCCCACGTCGGCCGCGCATCGCATAGTTTCCTTGACTGGAGCGGTACGGAATGGATATGCAGCAAGGGGCACGGCTTCCTGCACATCCCGGAAATCCCGACAAGCTGGCTCAGTATTCAATGCTGGCTCCACATGAATCCGTCCTGGCACTCTCTGTTTTCTGATACTTGTATTGAGTAG
- a CDS encoding ABC transporter ATP-binding protein, whose translation MLEVRNLSKSYRSIPAIQNVSFQVEAGEIVGYLGANGSGKSTTVKIVTGLLRPSEGKVFFHGEDIRNDLPLYRKSLGYIPEEAHLYTYMSGVEYLQLVGRLRGMSERIISVKANHMLQLLGLESWRYSPMSLYSKGMRQRVLMAAALMHNPDLLIFDEPLSGLDILSARLFKDLLQQLAANGKAILYISHVLEIVEHLCNRVLVISKGRILADASPAQLARTMQRANLEKAFAQLVDQQDTASIARELIETVQECDE comes from the coding sequence ATGCTGGAAGTGAGAAATCTGTCAAAGAGCTACCGTAGCATTCCCGCGATTCAGAATGTGAGCTTTCAAGTCGAGGCCGGAGAGATTGTTGGCTACCTGGGAGCCAATGGTTCGGGAAAATCTACGACCGTCAAGATCGTCACAGGCCTCCTGCGGCCTAGTGAGGGCAAGGTGTTCTTTCACGGTGAAGACATTCGAAATGACCTGCCTCTGTACCGTAAGTCCCTCGGGTACATTCCAGAAGAAGCTCATCTCTACACATACATGTCCGGCGTGGAATATCTGCAACTCGTTGGCAGATTGCGGGGTATGAGCGAACGGATCATTTCCGTCAAAGCGAATCACATGCTGCAACTGCTTGGGTTGGAGTCCTGGCGCTACTCTCCGATGTCACTCTATTCGAAAGGAATGCGGCAGAGAGTGCTCATGGCTGCCGCCCTGATGCATAATCCGGATTTGCTGATTTTCGACGAGCCGCTGTCGGGGTTGGACATTCTCTCCGCGCGGTTGTTCAAGGACTTGCTCCAGCAACTGGCCGCCAACGGCAAGGCGATTCTTTATATTTCGCACGTCCTTGAAATCGTGGAGCACCTCTGCAATCGCGTGCTCGTCATCTCAAAAGGAAGAATTCTCGCTGATGCCTCGCCTGCGCAACTAGCGCGAACAATGCAACGGGCAAATCTGGAAAAAGCCTTTGCGCAACTGGTGGACCAACAGGACACCGCTTCCATTGCTCGTGAACTGATCGAGACTGTGCAGGAATGCGATGAATAA
- a CDS encoding tyrosine-type recombinase/integrase, whose protein sequence is MNPINSGFSFTIYRRHSKNCRHRKQGRVVFGCNCPIYGDGYLKGYRILRKSLATRDAAKANARMARLIEICSKALTGESDEPGQKCSSVAVSVSPEPEAATHSARILASISKVHDAPAIIETAVQAFLANCETNGVREPTIRKYRNSLRRLATFMGSKDIHYVRDVTVTLLDSFRASRELAPITSLKELETLRAFFSYCMARDLCKANIALMIKGPKIVSPNDVEPYTPEEVELIIAATQQFGRNAYERKRALAIILTLRFTALRISDVAVLRRDRISKEGGRWVVFIRATKNNKRVYLPIPREMKEALDNVPVPREAMADCPYYFWSGKSTVRSIVTVIGESVGAVFKKSGVKKAHAHRFRHTLATELLAAGASFEEVADVLGDSVDVVKKHYAKWSEARQARVTDLLSRVHGNADWSPDQSFA, encoded by the coding sequence ATGAATCCAATTAATTCAGGATTTTCGTTCACTATTTATCGACGTCACTCGAAGAACTGCAGACACCGAAAGCAAGGCCGTGTAGTGTTTGGCTGCAATTGCCCAATTTATGGTGATGGTTACTTGAAGGGGTATCGGATCCTCAGGAAGTCTCTTGCTACCCGGGACGCGGCAAAGGCCAACGCGAGAATGGCCCGATTGATAGAGATCTGTTCAAAGGCACTTACCGGGGAGTCAGACGAGCCCGGCCAGAAGTGTTCAAGCGTAGCAGTCTCAGTCTCACCTGAGCCGGAAGCCGCAACCCATTCGGCGAGGATACTAGCCTCCATCTCAAAGGTGCACGATGCCCCTGCGATCATCGAGACGGCAGTACAAGCCTTTCTCGCGAACTGTGAGACGAACGGTGTAAGGGAGCCAACCATTCGCAAATATCGCAATTCCCTAAGGAGACTTGCCACGTTTATGGGGAGCAAGGATATTCACTACGTACGGGATGTCACAGTGACGCTTCTTGATAGCTTTCGGGCGTCGCGGGAGCTTGCGCCTATTACCAGCTTGAAGGAGCTTGAGACCTTGCGCGCGTTCTTCTCCTACTGCATGGCTCGCGATTTATGCAAAGCGAATATCGCGTTGATGATCAAGGGACCAAAGATCGTCTCGCCGAACGACGTGGAGCCCTACACTCCCGAGGAGGTAGAGCTAATCATTGCGGCTACACAGCAATTCGGCAGGAATGCTTATGAGCGAAAGCGCGCCCTGGCCATTATCCTGACACTTCGCTTTACTGCGCTTCGGATCAGCGACGTCGCGGTTTTGCGTCGCGACCGCATCAGCAAGGAGGGTGGACGCTGGGTCGTCTTCATACGCGCAACAAAGAATAACAAGAGAGTCTACCTCCCGATTCCACGCGAGATGAAGGAGGCTCTCGATAATGTGCCTGTTCCTCGCGAAGCCATGGCAGACTGCCCGTATTACTTCTGGTCGGGGAAGTCTACTGTGCGATCTATCGTGACTGTGATTGGAGAAAGCGTCGGTGCTGTATTTAAAAAGTCGGGCGTCAAAAAGGCACACGCGCATCGCTTTCGTCACACGCTGGCAACCGAATTGCTCGCTGCCGGTGCGAGCTTTGAAGAGGTTGCAGATGTTCTCGGTGACTCGGTTGATGTTGTGAAAAAGCACTATGCAAAGTGGTCAGAAGCCCGTCAGGCTCGCGTGACGGATCTTCTCTCGCGTGTTCATGGAAATGCAGATTGGTCGCCGGACCAGTCATTTGCATGA
- a CDS encoding PadR family transcriptional regulator produces MPLEPKLSHTAALILQAIHLGHVYGFNVMEVTGLPSGTVYPAMRRLERDGLITSKWEQQSIADAEQRPLRKYYKLTRSGRSLLESVRKRYPLLEKLLPSPVSEKV; encoded by the coding sequence GTGCCGCTGGAACCGAAGCTTTCCCATACCGCAGCCCTCATTCTTCAGGCCATTCATCTCGGTCACGTGTATGGATTCAATGTGATGGAAGTGACTGGGCTGCCCAGTGGCACCGTCTACCCGGCCATGCGGCGCCTGGAGCGAGACGGGCTTATCACGTCTAAATGGGAGCAGCAGTCCATCGCCGATGCCGAGCAACGCCCGCTTCGTAAGTACTACAAGCTGACTCGAAGCGGCCGATCCCTGCTTGAATCTGTGCGCAAGCGATATCCGCTCCTCGAAAAGCTTCTCCCATCGCCAGTGTCGGAGAAAGTATGA
- a CDS encoding type II toxin-antitoxin system HipA family toxin, with the protein MPYSPMTLLHVHLDADAQRRKVGRLAYLDRKILFEYDPAFIASGTEISPFKLPLKPGVQTPDTALFEGLFGVFNDSLPDGWGRLLLDRSVEKHGVLRGQLSPLDRLAYVGSRGMGALSYEPELAAGQADAASLSLDRLAEESATVLKGESGEVFEELLRLSGSSSGARPKIVAQVSADKKSIIHGEQELAPGYSHWMIKFPSSQDARDIGAIEYAYSLMAKEAGIAMPETHLFRTKRSRYFGAKRFDRDGSRRIHMHSVSGLIHADHRTPSLDYDLLLSVTMRLTRDVEEVEKVFRLACFNVLAHNRDDHAKNFSFLLNARNEWVFAPAYDLVFSYGPGGEQSMLVMGEGKNPGVEELLRLGKQHRIRKASGIVEAVRAAVARWESISEEAGVAAKSRKEIASKLGFSKAGK; encoded by the coding sequence ATGCCGTATAGTCCAATGACATTGCTGCACGTCCATCTTGATGCAGACGCACAGCGGCGCAAAGTGGGCAGGTTGGCGTACCTCGATCGCAAGATTCTCTTTGAGTACGATCCTGCGTTCATCGCCTCGGGCACTGAGATCTCACCCTTCAAGCTGCCGCTGAAACCCGGCGTGCAGACGCCGGATACGGCGCTGTTTGAAGGCTTATTCGGCGTCTTCAATGACAGCCTGCCGGATGGCTGGGGACGCCTGTTGCTTGACCGGAGTGTCGAGAAGCATGGTGTTCTTCGTGGGCAGTTGAGCCCTTTGGATCGGCTGGCCTATGTGGGTAGCCGCGGGATGGGCGCGCTTTCGTACGAGCCAGAGCTCGCGGCGGGGCAGGCGGATGCTGCTTCGCTTTCGCTGGACCGACTTGCGGAGGAGTCTGCGACAGTTTTGAAGGGCGAGAGCGGAGAGGTTTTTGAAGAACTACTGCGCCTAAGCGGGTCGTCGTCGGGCGCACGTCCTAAGATCGTCGCCCAGGTGAGCGCGGACAAGAAGTCGATCATTCATGGAGAGCAGGAGCTCGCTCCCGGATATTCGCACTGGATGATCAAGTTTCCGTCGTCCCAGGATGCGCGGGACATCGGTGCCATTGAGTACGCCTACAGCCTGATGGCGAAGGAGGCTGGCATCGCGATGCCGGAGACGCATCTCTTTCGTACGAAGCGTAGCCGCTACTTCGGTGCGAAGCGGTTCGACCGCGACGGCAGCCGGCGCATTCATATGCACAGCGTCAGCGGTCTGATTCATGCGGATCACCGCACTCCCAGCCTCGACTACGACCTGTTGCTGAGTGTCACGATGCGGCTCACGCGGGATGTGGAAGAGGTTGAGAAGGTCTTCCGGCTGGCGTGCTTCAACGTGCTCGCGCACAACCGTGACGACCATGCGAAGAATTTCTCGTTCCTGCTGAACGCTCGGAACGAATGGGTCTTCGCGCCTGCGTACGATCTGGTCTTCTCGTATGGCCCTGGGGGAGAGCAGAGCATGCTGGTGATGGGAGAGGGGAAGAATCCCGGAGTCGAGGAGCTTCTGCGCCTCGGGAAGCAGCACCGCATCAGGAAAGCATCCGGCATCGTGGAGGCCGTACGAGCAGCCGTTGCGCGCTGGGAGTCAATAAGCGAAGAGGCTGGCGTCGCGGCGAAAAGCCGAAAGGAAATAGCCTCAAAACTGGGCTTCTCGAAAGCCGGGAAATAG
- a CDS encoding helix-turn-helix domain-containing protein, translating into MMLTLVARQEGNIRQRVAGRFKARRLAMNLPQQELARRSGVPLSTLKRFEREGLISLDALLSLATVLDCLEDFERLAASPMPTGAAVSLDALLKARKPRQRATGKREGRHAV; encoded by the coding sequence ATGATGCTAACTCTTGTTGCGCGACAAGAAGGCAATATTCGTCAACGCGTTGCCGGGCGATTCAAGGCTCGGCGGCTGGCGATGAATCTGCCACAGCAGGAGCTTGCGCGCCGTTCCGGTGTGCCGTTGAGTACGTTGAAGCGGTTTGAGCGCGAGGGGCTCATTTCCCTTGATGCGCTCCTTAGTCTGGCCACCGTGCTGGATTGCCTGGAGGACTTCGAGCGTCTGGCGGCCTCGCCGATGCCGACCGGCGCGGCGGTATCGCTTGATGCTTTGCTGAAGGCACGGAAGCCTCGGCAGAGGGCGACTGGCAAGCGAGAAGGCCGCCATGCCGTATAG
- a CDS encoding transposase: MPKRKSSVAQIVSVLKQAEVDVLIAELIRKVGITEQTYYRWDAKYAGLEVDQVRQVKQLRDENTRLKQLLAELTLDKTMLQDVQRRKL; encoded by the coding sequence ATGCCGAAGAGAAAGTCTTCCGTGGCGCAGATCGTGTCTGTATTGAAGCAGGCCGAGGTGGATGTCCTGATCGCGGAGTTGATTCGGAAGGTGGGGATAACGGAGCAGACCTACTACCGTTGGGATGCGAAGTATGCAGGGCTTGAGGTGGATCAGGTGCGCCAGGTCAAGCAACTCCGGGACGAGAACACGCGGTTGAAGCAGTTGCTTGCGGAACTGACCCTGGACAAGACGATGTTGCAGGATGTGCAGCGAAGAAAGTTGTAA